One Nicotiana tomentosiformis chromosome 4, ASM39032v3, whole genome shotgun sequence genomic window carries:
- the LOC104107768 gene encoding auxilin-like protein 1 translates to MESLSRPLHRRKLSSANGYSFSAKQHPYDDVFAQQKFGAPVFSSGAPDYSEIFGGSRGSSIPVLDLSGLDDGKVSDDCRSSSSKLDYSNIFGGFCEEDIAVPYDELFSGAKRGKRSSGKTRTASEGSDQFSPSGKHKESSCEATNQSIDGPKHFNLSYHKTGQRGKDGPNGMTQVAQLHAVPGFTYFIDESSHLPKTEAFQRAPFVKSDVQRNRSFSGEIFKEGRDRVGELHVPKIQRSDEVPRNRSFSGEIFKGGRDRMGDLHVPKAQSSDEVRRNRSFSGEIGKEGHARTGDLHVPKKQSSDGHRNRRLSGEIFKEGWDKNADLHVPKKQSSGEAHHDGNFSGELFNWRDRKENLHIPKKQSSDGVVKVTSGSSWDAFHFNDKFYSAHDEFERRSSSTEGASTSSPMANDIKGQPNQSKISGPDPKYVASGRGIHPTNTSPTSSDEELDANSAAAVSAATLKKAIEKAQESIRLAKELMERKKEGVPASLKRRSKGSLKSKDNRVECNTRSNRENTMELHRKIGIGLPPFTEVCRGIPSSNGDFASFFNLKEQQWVAGTVKQNTQTENAEASQGDVAGTWFPEVVSSRKENIETMASELGEGPDYVKPMGEILNVLGKAEAPEQFKDTSNSALMHDSEEYVNSEVINGFSKGNGNCSAELKKSEYMKNNLESIFHEMWSFKNLQNSQEPLTEEKVGFQETENDNLHNNRETPPENETVKHEDLECRIVPNKLENVYEVEENKSRLRRSSNEEETEIMHKEAFLWVENDEKPQHDCGRVGIESRPEDFQRGQHAEKWSYGVHELEPSDKKTPYCHEVEESERKREGSEMEGLQKISVEPCQYEATEEIENRAAKFTESKKTEASQEAEEADSRLGASDKSEDDQETSVAPGVADKQNSRSAVNEPDLNGSPCSSEIQEACEDQLENNDVEISQQAVNFERVHGISEAIYERECQKDGVTDESSNSWEKEILETASGLQNSSEEDTSEGIVQDTYAASSEDVKEVNCGSTCMNGADNLPSERVIFETESFRNVIQENVSDTESHFVPEVHASEESENTTFTDINLEHKCMDETGRDPELYSNLDEGDGLCVPGHVGNEESIKGDGIAADQVEINKDIEAALGEHKSVENSEELECSSSACDCKDNEPLDNDEKIKAEMHEEESNQKTVVEEETKESSQKEAEDKNNSKRTQVDERQKEREKDRIAVERAIREARERAFAEARERAERAAVERATAEVRQRVMAEARDKREKASASSKVSTDKASIEAKLKAERAAVERATAEARERALEKALSLKGTAELRSQADRHGVERFATVTRENGLKHSLSSSDLDNFDGSNSESAQRRKARLERHQRIMERAANALAEKNKRDLLAQKEQTERNRLAEALDADIKRWASGKEGNLRALLSTLQYILGSDSGWQPISLTEIITTAAVKKAYRKATLYVHPDKLQQRGASIQQKYICEKVFDLLKAAWNRFNSEER, encoded by the exons ATGGAGTCACTTTCACGGCCTTTACACAGAAGAAAGCTTTCGAGTGCTAATGGCTATTCATTTTCAGCTAAACAACATCCGTACGACGACGTTTTTGCACAGCAAAAGTTCGGAGCTCCGGTTTTTTCTTCCGGAGCTCCAGATTACTCTGAGATTTTCGGAGGTTCTCGTGGTTCGTCGATTCCGGTACTTGATCTTTCTGGTCTAGATGATGGTAAGGTTTCCGATGATTGTCGAAGCTCCTCCTCAAAACTTGATTATTCCAACATTTTTGGTGGTTTTTGTGAAGAAGATATTGCTGTGCCTTATGATGAGTTATTTTCTGGTGCTAAACGTGGTAAACGTTCTTCTGGTAAAACTCG GACTGCTTCTGAAGGATCAGATCAATTTAGTCCAAGTGGAAAGCATAAAGAGTCCTCATGTGAAGCGACTAATCAATCTATTGATGGGCCAAAGCACTTCAACCTATCTTATCATAAGACCGGCCAAAGAGGCAAAGATGGTCCAAATGGGATGACGCAGGTAGCTCAACTGCATGCTGTCCCTGGTTTTACGTATTTTATAGATGAAAGTTCTCATTTACCAAAGACTGAAGCCTTTCAGCGAGCACCCTTTGTAAAAAGTGATGTACAGCGCAACAGGAGTTTTAGTGGGGAAATATTTAAAGAAGGACGTGATAGGGTGGGGGAGTTGCATGTCCCAAAGATACAACGTTCAGATGAAGTACCTCGCAACAGGAGTTTTAGTGGGGAAATATTTAAAGGAGGGCGTGATAGGATGGGGGATTTGCATGTCCCAAAGGCACAAAGTTCAGATGAAGTACGTCGCAATAGGAGCTTTAGTGGGGAAATAGGTAAAGAGGGGCATGCTAGGACTGGGGATTTGCATGTCCCCAAGAAACAAAGTTCAGATGGACATCGCAACAGGCGCTTAAGTGGGGAAATATTTAAAGAAGGCTGGGATAAGAATGCGGACTTGCATGTCCCCAAGAAACAAAGTTCAGGTGAAGCACATCACGACGGGAACTTTAGTGGGGAATTATTTAATTGGCGTGATAGAAAGGAGAATTTGCATATCCCCAAGAAACAAAGTTCAGATGGCGTAGTGAAGGTTACAAGTGGATCTAGCTGGGATGCGTTCCATTTTAATGATAAGTTTTATAGTGCACATGATGAATTTGAGAGGAGGTCAAGTTCCACTGAAGGGGCATCAACTTCAAGCCCCATGGCTAACGACATCAAGGGTCAGCCTAATCAATCAAAAATTTCAGGTCCTGATCCCAAATATGTAGCATCTGGAAGGGGTATTCATCCCACCAATACTTCACCTACTTCTTCTGATGAGGAACTTGATGCAAATTCAGCAGCTGCTGTTTCTGCTGCCACATTGAAAAAAGCCATAGAGAAGGCTCAAGAAAGTATTAGACTAGCAAAAGAGTTAATGGAGAGAAAAAAAGAAGGTGTTCCAGCTTCTCTGAAACGAAGGTCTAAAGGTAGCTTAAAATCTAAAGATAATAGGGTTGAGTGCAACACAAGAAGTAACAGGGAAAATACTATGGAATTGCATAGAAAAATAGGTATTGGATTGCCACCATTCACTGAGGTGTGCAGGGGAATCCCATCAAGTAATGGTGATTTTGCTTCATTCTTCAATCTTAAAGAACAGCAATGGGTTGCTGGAACGGTTAAGCAGAATACCCAGACTGAAAATGCTGAAGCATCTCAAGGAGATGTAGCAGGAACTTGGTTTCCGGAAGTGGTAAGCAGTAGAAAAGAGAATATAGAAACCATGGCATCTGAGCTTGGTGAAGGACCTGATTACGTCAAACCAATGGGGGAAATACTAAACGTTCTTGGGAAGGCAGAAGCTCCAGAGCAATTCAAGGATACTTCTAATTCAGCTTTGATGCATGATTCTGAAGAATATGTAAATTCAGAAGTCATCAATGGCTTTTCTAAGGGGAACGGAAATTGTTCTGCTGAGTTGAAGAAGTCTGAATACATGAAGAACAATCTAGAGTCAATATTTCATGAGATGTGGAGTTTCAAGAACTTGCAGAACTCTCAGGAGCCACTTACTGAGGAAAAAGTTGGGTTCCAAGAAACTGAGAATGATAATCTACATAACAACAGAGAGACACCTCCAGAAAACGAGACAGTGAAGCATGAAGACTTGGAATGCAGAATAGTGCCTAATAAGTTAGAAAATGTTTATGAGGTGGAAGAAAACAAAAGCAGATTGAGGAGGAGCTCCAATGAAGAAGAAACTGAGATTATGCATAAGGAAGCCTTCCTATGGGTAGAAAATGATGAGAAGCCCCAACATGACTGCGGGAGAGTAGGCATTGAGAGTAGACCAGAAGATTTTCAACGTGGCCAACACGCTGAGAAGTGGTCATATGGGGTTCATGAGCTTGAGCCGAGTGACAAGAAAACCCCTTACTGTCATGAAGTGGAAGAAAGTGAGAGAAAACGAGAAGGATCTGAGATGGAAGGACTTCAGAAGATATCTGTAGAGCCTTGTCAGTATGAAGCAACTGAAGAAATAGAGAACCGAGCAGCTAAATTCACAGAGAGTAAAAAGACTGAAGCAAGTCAGGAGGCTGAAGAAGCTGATAGTAGGCTGGGAGCATCTGATAAGAGTGAGGATGATCAGGAGACAAGTGTGGCTCCAGGTGTTGCTGATAAACAAAATTCAAGGAGTGCTGTTAATGAGCCTGATCTCAATGGCAGTCCTTGTTCAAGTGAGATACAAGAAGCTTGTGAAGATCAACTAGAGAATAATGATGTTGAAATAAGTCAGCAGGCAGTTAATTTTGAAAGGGTACATGGAATTTCTGAAGCCATCTATGAGCGTGAGTGTCAGAAGGATGGAGTAACTGACGAATCATCCAATTCTTGGGAAAAGGAGATATTGGAAACTGCTAGTGGTCTCCAAAATTCTAGTGAAGAGGATACCTCTGAGGGCATAGTGCAAGACACTTATGCGGCCTCATCTGAGGATGTCAAGGAAGTGAATTGTGGTTCCACTTGCATGAACGGTGCGGACAATCTTCCCAGTGAACGAGTGATTTTTGAGACAGAGAGCTTCCGCAATGTGATTCAGGAGAATGTCAGTGATACTGAATCACATTTTGTACCTGAGGTCCACGCTTCTGAAGAATCAGAGAATACCACTTTTACTGACATAAACCTTGAGCATAAATGCATGGACGAGACAGGTAGGGACCCAGAATTATACTCAAATCTAGATGAGGGGGATGGCTTGTGTGTCCCTGGACATGTAGGAAATGAGGAATCAATCAAGGGGGATGGTATTGCTGCTGACCAGGTCGAGATAAACAAAGATATTGAAGCAGCTCTGGGAGAACACAAGTCTGTTGAGAACTCAGAAGAACTAGAATGTTCTTCCTCAGCTTGTGACTGCAAAGACAATGAACCACTGGACAATGATGAAAAGATAAAAGCCGAAATGCACGAGGAAGAGAGCAATCAAAAAACTGTTGTAGAAGAGGAGACCAAAGAGTCTTCGCAAAAAGAAGCGGAGGATAAAAATAATAGTAAAAGAACCCAGGTAGACGAGAGacaaaaagaaagggaaaaagacaGAATAGCTGTGGAAAGAGCAATTCGTGAGGCTCGTGAGAGGGCATTTGCTGAAGCCCGAGAAAGGGCTGAACGAGCTGCTGTGGAGAGAGCAACTGCTGAAGTTCGACAAAGAGTAATGGCTGAGGCACGAGATAAGCGTGAGAAGGCTTCTGCAAGTAGCAAGGTATCAACGGACAAAGCTTCCATTGAAGCCAAGCTTAAAGCAGAGCGAGCTGCTGTGGAGAGAGCAACTGCAGAAGCCCGTGAACGTGCTTTGGAAAAAGCTTTATCACTAAAGGGCACAGCTGAATTAAGGTCTCAAGCAGATAGACACGGTGTTGAACGATTTGCTACTGTGACCCGAGAGAACGGGTTGAAGCATAGCCTTTCCTCTTCT GATTTGGACAATTTTGATGGAAGTAATAGTGAATCAGCTCAAAGACGCAAAGCAAGGTTGGAGAGGCACCAGAGGATAATGGAAAGAGCA GCAAATGCCCTTGCGGAGAAGAATAAGCGTGATCTTCTGGCTCAGAAAGAGCAAACTGAGAGAAAT AGATTAGCTGAAGCTCTTGACGCTGATATTAAAAGATGGGCCAGCGGGAAGGAAGGGAACCTACGTGCACTGCTTTCTACTCTGCAATAT ATCCTTGGATCCGATAGTGGTTGGCAACCCATCTCGCTGACTGAAATTATTACAACTGCTGCGGTGAAGAAGGCTTACAGGAAAGCAACTCTTTATGTTCACCCTGATAAGTTGCAGCAAAGAGGAGCGAGTATTCAGCAAAAATACATCTGTGAAAAGGTTTTTGATCTTCTCAAG GCCGCATGGAACAGGTTCAACTCAGAAGAGAGGTGA